In Rhineura floridana isolate rRhiFlo1 chromosome 1, rRhiFlo1.hap2, whole genome shotgun sequence, the following proteins share a genomic window:
- the PNPLA6 gene encoding patatin-like phospholipase domain-containing protein 6 isoform X17, with amino-acid sequence MFPEWESRGFVRLLKKAHSGVLNGLGLEAISVAIMGQSESEPQEEQEYSGPPLQCLLYSLLLQDATLTAVLSSVKLFVEDQLQTSMVLGVVIGVGLSMLFLAALILMLIRRFRLQKVQTQEQPKYRFRKRDKVLFYGRKIMRKVSQSTSSLVDTTISASRPRMKKKLKMLNIAKKILRIKKELPTLQLKEPPPSVLEADLTEFDVANSHLPSEVLYMLKNVRVLGHFEKPLFLELCKHMTFQQCQQGEYVFRPGQPDTSIYVVQDGKLELFLSEQDGKETLVKEVFPGDSVHSLLSILDVITGHQRPYRTVSARVAEDSTVLCLPVEAFLAVFEKYPESLVRVVQIIMVRLQRVTFLALHNYLGLTNELFSHEMQPLRLFPQSGHTSRTSPVQHSKRVISASSVEDAKDSPGRQTDASPRDQDDPLKPGLPEPHPAPLLSRCISMPVDISGIQRGPRSDFDMAYERGRISVSLQEDSSVSLAGFARSTSHEPRERKSVTVEEQPSGIYHYNYCEDDSATGDCPFGPYQGCQTSAIFEAAKRELVKLMKIEDSALLNNRVLLHHAKAGTVIARQGDQDVSLHFVLWGCLHVYQRMIDKAEDVCLFLTQPGEMVGQLAVLTGEPLIFTIKANRDCTFLKISKSDFYEIMREQPSVVLSVAHTVAARMSPFVRQMDFAIDWMAVEAGRALYRQGDKSDCTYIVLNGRLRSVIQKGNGKKELVGEYGRGDLIGVVEALTHQARATTVHAVRDTELAKLPEGTLNNIKRRYPQIVTRLIHLLSQKILGNLQQLRGPFPGSGLGIAPSSELTNPASNLSTVAVLPVCDDVPTAAFTLELKHALNAIGPTLLLTSDIIRARLGASALDSIHEYRLSGWLAQQEDIHRIVLYQTDCTLTPWTVRCIRQADCILIVGLGDQEPTLGELEQMLENTAVRALKQLILLHREDGPSPARTVEWLNMRSWCSGHLHIKCPRRVFSRRNPHKLREMYEKVFAKNADRHSDFSRLARVLTGNTIALVLGGGGARGCSHIGVIKAMEEAGLPIDLIGGTSIGSFIGALYAEERSAVRTKQRAREWAKSMNSVFATVLDLTYPITSMFSGSAFNTSIHKVFQDKQIEDLWLPYFNVTTDITASAMRVHKDGVGSQARDGQLWCFACNTSVAKNYNAQPRPPSFLFQAVCGATSGPVHLTPPICLLSATPRTVTCLWMAAMLTMSQARCGGMCELA; translated from the exons GTGCTGGGTGTTGTGATAGGAGTCGGGCTTTCCATGCTGTTTCTTGCTGCCTTGATCCTGATGCTGATACGCCGGTTTCGCCTTCAGA AGGTTCAGACCCAGGAACAACCCAAATACCGATTTCGCAAGCGGGACAAAGTGTTGTTCTATGGACGAAAGATTATGCGCAAG GTTTCTCAATCCACATCCTCCCTTGTAGACACCACTATTTCTGCGTCTCGTCCACGCATGAAGAAGAAGCTTAAGATGCTGAATATTGCCAAAAA GATCCTGCGTATCAAGAAAGAGCTGCCAACCCTTCAGCTGAAGGAGCCACCCCCCTCTGTCCTAGAGGCTGATCTCACAGAGTTTGATGTGGCCAATTCTCATctcccctctgaggtgctctaCATGCTGAAGAATGTGCG GGTGCTGGGCCATTTTGAGAAGCCCTTGTTCCTGGAGCTGTGCAAACACATGACCTTCCAACAGTGCCAGCAAGGCGAGTACGTCTTCCGCCCAGGTCAGCCTGATACCAGCATCTACGTAGTCCAAGATGGGAAGCTGGAGCTCTTCCTCTCTGAACAG GATGGGAAAGAGACCCTTGTGAAGGAAGTGTTCCCAGGGGACAGCGTGCACAGTCTTCTCAGCATCCTGGATGTCATCACG GGTCACCAACGGCCGTACCGGACAGTCTCTGCACGAGTGGCTGAGGACTCAACGGTTCTGTGTCTGCCAGTGGAGGCCTTCTTAGCTGTCTTTGAGAAGTACCCTGAGAGCCTTGTCCGGGTAGTACAG ATCATAATGGTGCGCCTGCAGAGAGTCACCTTCTTGGCCTTGCACAACTATCTTGGGCTGACCAATGAGCTTTTCAGCCAT GAGATGCAGCCACTGCGACTTTTTCCCCAGTCAGGACACACCTCCCGCACCAGCCCTGTTCAGCACAGTAAACGTGTCATCAGCGCCTCCTCTGTTGAGGATGCCAAGGATAGTCCTGGGCGGCAGACGGATGCTTCCCCGAGGGACCAAG ATGACCCATTGAAGCCAGGTTTACCGGAACCACATCCTGCTCCACTGTTGAGTCGTTGCATCTCCATGCCAGTTGACATCTCAG GGATCCAGAGGGGCCCCCGCTCAGACTTTGACATGGCTTACGAACGAGGCCGCATCTCAGTGTCCCTTCAGGAAGACAGCTCTGTCTCACTGGCTGGCTTTGCCCGG TCAACCTCCCATGAGCCCCGGGAGCGGAAGTCTGTGACAGTGGAGGAGCAGCCATCTGGGATCTACCACTACAACTACTGTGAGGATGACTCAGCAACAGGCGACTGCCCCTTTGGGCCATACCAAGGCTGCCAGACCAGTGCCATCTTTGAGGCTGCCAAGCGGGAGCTAGTCAAGCTCATGAAGATCGAG GACTCTGCCTTGCTGAATAACCGGGTGTTGCTGCATCATGCCAAGGCTGGCACAGTGATTGCCCGCCAAGGAGATCAA GATGTCAGCCTGCATTTTGTTCTGTGGGGCTGCCTGCATGTTTACCAGAGGATGATTGACAAGGCTGAAGATGTGTGCCTCTTCTTGACGCAGCCTGGCGAGATGGTGGGCCAACTGGCCGTGctcactggagagccactgatctTCACCATCAAGGCCAACCGTGACTGCACATTCCTTAAGATCTCCAAGTCTGACTTTTATGA GATTATGCGGGAACAGCCAAGTGTGGTCCTGAGTGTAGCTCACACTGTGGCAGCCCGAATGTCTCCTTTTGTGCGCCAGATGGACTTTGCTATCGACTGGATGGCTGTGGAGGCTGGGCGGGCCCTTTACAG GCAGGGTGACAAGTCAGATTGCACCTACATTGTGCTGAATGGCCGGCTGCGCTCTGTAATCCAGAAGGGCAATGGCAAGAAGGAGCTGGTTGGGGAATATGGCCGTGGGGACCTCATTGGAGTG GTAGAAGCCCTGACCCACCAAGCCCGAGCCACTACTGTTCATGCTGTAAGGGACACAGAGTTGGCCAAGCTCCCAGAAGGGACCCTCAACAACATCAAACGACGGTATCCTCAG ATTGTCACCCGCCTTATCCACCTATTGAGTCAGAAGATCCTGGGGAACTTGCAGCAGTTGCGAGGCCCTTTCCCAG GTTCCGGACTGGGCATAGCCCCCAGCTCAGAGCTGACCAACCCTGCCAGTAACCTCTCAACTGTGGCTGTCCTTCCAGTGTGTGACGATGTCCCCACGGCAGCCTTCACCCTGGAACTCAAGCACGCCCTGAATGCCATTG GCCCAACCCTTCTGCTCACCAGTGACATCATCCGGGCTCGTCTTGGGGCCTCAGCACTGGACAG CATCCATGAATATCGACTGTCTGGATGGCTAGCCCAGCAAGAGGACATCCATCGCATTGTGCTGTACCAGACTGATTGCACCTTGACGCCCTGGACTGTGCGCTGCATCCGCCAAGCTGACTGCATTCTCATTGTGGGTCTGGGGGACCAGGAGCCCACCCTGGGCGAG TTAGAGCAGATGCTGGAGAACACCGCGGTGCGGGCCCTGAAGCAGCTCATCCTCTTGCACCGTGAAGATGGCCCCAGTCCTGCCCGCACTGTAGAGTGGCTCAACATGCGCAGCTGGTGCTCAGGACATCTACACATCAAATGTCCCCGTAGGGTCTTTTCCCGGCGCAACCCTCATAAGCTG AGAGAGATGTATGAGAAGGTCTTTGCGAAGAATGCCGATCGCCACAGTGACTTCTCCCGTCTGGCCCGAGTCCTTACAGGCAACACCATTGCTTTAGTCCTGGGTGGCGGTGGAGCCAG GGGCTGTTCTCACATTGGGGTGATCAAGGCCATGGAGGAAGCCGGTCTCCCTATCGACTTGATTGGTGGCACCTCAATTGGTTCCTTCATTGGTGCCCTGTATGCAGAGGAGAGGAGTGCGGTGCGCACGAAGCAGCGGGCCAGGGAGTGGGCCAAA AGCATGAATTCGGTGTTTGCCACAGTGCTGGATCTCACCTACCCAATTACCTCCATGTTCTCTGGCTCTGCCTTCAACACCAGCATTCATAAGGTGTTCCAGGACAAGCAGATTGAG GATCTTTGGCTCCCATACTTTAATGTGACAACAGACATCACAGCCTCTGCCATGCGAGTCCACAAAGATG GAGTGGGAAGCCAAGCAAGGGACGGGCAGTTGTGGTGCTTTGCCTGCAACACTTCTGTTGCCAAGAACTACAACGCTCAACCAAGGCCTCCCTCATTCCTCTTC CAGGCAGTGTGTGGCGCTACGTCCGGGCCAGTGCATCTTACACCCCCTATTTGCCTCCTATCTGCGACCCCAAGGACAGTCACTTGCTTGTGGATGGCTGCTATGTTAACAATGTCCCAG GCTCGCTGTGGCGGTATGTGCGAGCTAGCATGA